The Brevibacillus choshinensis genome includes the window ACATCACCAAAATGATGATGAAACGCCGCGAAGCGCAAGCTGCGGCATAAGGAAGCGAAAAGGGGAGACATAGGATGAGCAACTATCGTGCGGTGCAAGTAACAAAATCGTCCAGTGGCTGGGGAGGACCACTTACGATCCTGCCCACTGATGACAAACCATATATCGCCTCGATTACAGGCGGAGGCATCCACCCTGTAGCAGCGCGGATTGCTGAGCTGACAGGCGGGATCGCAGTAGATGGCTTTACCAACAAAGTGGAGCCTGACGAAATGGCATGCGTCATCATTGACTGCGGCGGAACGGCTCGCTGCGGCGTTTATCCCAAGCTCGGAGTTTTGACAGTAGACGTAATGGCAGCGTCGCCTTCCGGACCGTTGATCAACTTTATTAAAGAAACCAATTTTGTTTCTGGCGTAAAAGTGAACAATGTCGATCTGATGAATGAAGTAGCGTCGGCCGCCGTAAACACAGCGGGTGATCAACAAAAAAAATCGGCACAAGAGCTTAAAGCAGAAGCACGCGCCAAAGTAGCGAGCATGCAGGGAAATCAACCCCCTAGAAAAGCCAGCTTCATTGAAAAAATCGGTCGTTTGATGGGAGGCGTAGTCGGAACCTTCTATCAAGCAGGTCGCGACACGGTTGATCAAGTACTGCGCAATATTCTGCCATTTATGGCTTTCGTCAGCACGCTGATCGGGATCATCCTGTTCACGGGGATTGGCGATATCTTGGCAAACGTCATCAAGCCGCTGGCAGGGAATGTGATCGGTCTTCTGATCATCTCCATCGTCTGCGCACTTCCATTCTTGTCCCCGTTGCTGGGTCCGGGCGCTGTCATTGCCCAGGTCGTAGGTGTGCTGGTAGGTGTGGAAATCGGCCGTGGTACGATCCCGCCGCAACTTGCTTTGCCTGCTCTATTCGCCATCAACCCTCAGGTAGGGTGCGACTTCGTTCCAGTGGGACTGACACTCGGAGAAGCCAAACCAGAGACGATTGAAGTGGGCGTACCTGCCGTTCTCATGTCTCGCCAGATCACAGGACCGATCGCGGTCATCATCGCATACGTGGCAAGCATCGGACTTTACACGGAGTAATTCAAAATCAGGAGGGTACACATGAACACCTTGTTTAACAGCACGATTGTTTCCATCGGAGATATGGTTCCAGACTTTCTCAAAGAAAATACGTTGATCCTATTCAATGAAGACGCTCCGGAAGAACTACATGACATTGCCGTTCTGCACACCAAATCCGAGCAATCCCAGAGCATTGAGCCAGGCGATATCCTCCAGATAGGCGACTTGCAATTACGGGTCACATCTGTAGGAGAAAAAGCGAACGAAACTCTACAAACCATTGGTCATTGCACTGTGAAAGCGGATGGATGTGCTGCCCCGCAGCTACCTGGCATGATCCATGTCGAAGACGCTACTCTCCCTTCCTTGGAGATTGGGGTCAAAGTCGCCTTCTTCCGTCCGTAAATCACAACACCTACTATACAAAAGAGAGGGAGAGACACCATGTTGGGATTCAATAGACGACTGGCAGCTTTAGAGAAAGAGGGAGGCTGCATTCGTGTGGGTCTGGTCGGCGCTGGCCAAATGGGTCGGGGACTGATCTCACAAATCGAAGGAATGAAAGGGATGTCCGTGGTGATCACGGCTGATTTGTTCCCTGAGAATGTCAAAGCTGCTTATCGCAAGGCAGGGGTGCCTGACAACCGGATCACGGAGACGCAAGACCTCGACAAAGCGGATAAAGCAATCGCGTCCGGTCATTCCGTCGTGACGACTGATGCCGAGTTGATACCTCAACTAACGAATGTCGATGTTATCGTCGATGCGACTGGCATGCCAGAAATCGGTGCCAAGGTTGCTTGGGAAGCGATTCGCCATAAAAAGCATATCGTCATGTTGAATGTCGAAGCAGATGTAACGATCGGGCCACTACTGAAACAGCAGGCAGATGAAGCAGGTGTCGTCTATACGGGATCGGCAGGGGATGAACCCGGAGCCATTATGGAGCTTCACGACTTTGCAGACGCATTGGGCTTTGAGATCATCGCACTGGGAAAAGGGAAAAACAATGCCCTGAACGTACATGCCAATCCAGACACAGCACGCGCGGAAGCTGCACTGAAAGGAGCGAGCCCTAAAATGCTCGCATCGTTTCAGGATGGCACCAAAACGATGGTGGAAATGACGGCAGTCGCCAATGCTACCGGATTTGTCCCAGATATACCCGGAATGCATGGGCGAAAAGCACAATTGGCAGAGCTGCCTGGCCTATTCTCGCTTACAGAAAAGGGCGGCATGTTGAATCGCACACAGATTGTAGATTATGTGGACGGTGTTGCACCAGGTGTTTTCGCGATCATTTCATCCTCGATGCAAGAAGTACACGACACCATGAAATATCTCAAGATGGGTCAGGGTCCTCATTATGTCCTGTATCGTCCGTATCATCTGACTAGTTTGGAGACGCCCTTGTCGATTGCACGAGCTTATTTACAACAGGAGGCCACGATCGCACCTTACTACGGAATGGTAGCCGAGACAGTAGCGGTAGCGAAGAAGCAGTTGAAAGCCGGAGAAGCAATGGACGGCATCGGTGGATTCTCTGCTTATGGCAAAATTGTGTCAGCGACAGAAAAACGAAAGTTCAATGCACTGCCTATCGGCTTGATTGGACCGCACATCCGCTTGATAAAAGATGTGGAGCAAGGTGCCATCATTACCTTAGAGGACGTTGAATTTACGGAACAAACCACTATCGTGCGCTTACGTGAGCACATGGACAACTGGAAGTAAATAGGTCGGGAGGAAGGCATGAATTTGTCTTCCTCTTTCCTTTCTAAAAAGAGGAGAAAATCTGTTATAATATGTAAGTAGAAGAGTATAGTAACGTTTTTAATGAGGGATACATATGGATAACTGGACAGAAAAACGCGAATTGGTACGAGTCGCAAAATTATACTACTTGAATGGACTCACACAGGCAGAGATCGCCAAAAAGCTCGGGGTTTCCCGACCGGTGATTTCAAAGATGCTGCAGCGCGCCAAGGATACAGGCATCGTGGAGATTTACATCCGTGATGAGACGGTGAGCATGGTGGAGCTGGAGCAGCAACTAGAAGCGGCACTACGTCTGGATGAGGTCATTGTGGTCCCATCATACGGGAACAAAAATGAAGAACTGATCAAACAACAAGTGGCCAAAGCAGCTGCCCAGTACCTGCCCAAGTGGATTCGCAATAAACGGAAGATCGGAATCTCATGGGGGACAACACTATACCATCTCGTTAATGAATACCCATTTGAGAGACATCATAAGATGAAAGTATACCCACTGGTAGGCGGGATCG containing:
- the srlE gene encoding PTS glucitol/sorbitol transporter subunit IIB, with amino-acid sequence MSNYRAVQVTKSSSGWGGPLTILPTDDKPYIASITGGGIHPVAARIAELTGGIAVDGFTNKVEPDEMACVIIDCGGTARCGVYPKLGVLTVDVMAASPSGPLINFIKETNFVSGVKVNNVDLMNEVASAAVNTAGDQQKKSAQELKAEARAKVASMQGNQPPRKASFIEKIGRLMGGVVGTFYQAGRDTVDQVLRNILPFMAFVSTLIGIILFTGIGDILANVIKPLAGNVIGLLIISIVCALPFLSPLLGPGAVIAQVVGVLVGVEIGRGTIPPQLALPALFAINPQVGCDFVPVGLTLGEAKPETIEVGVPAVLMSRQITGPIAVIIAYVASIGLYTE
- a CDS encoding PTS glucitol/sorbitol transporter subunit IIA; amino-acid sequence: MNTLFNSTIVSIGDMVPDFLKENTLILFNEDAPEELHDIAVLHTKSEQSQSIEPGDILQIGDLQLRVTSVGEKANETLQTIGHCTVKADGCAAPQLPGMIHVEDATLPSLEIGVKVAFFRP
- a CDS encoding NAD(P)H-dependent oxidoreductase, yielding MLGFNRRLAALEKEGGCIRVGLVGAGQMGRGLISQIEGMKGMSVVITADLFPENVKAAYRKAGVPDNRITETQDLDKADKAIASGHSVVTTDAELIPQLTNVDVIVDATGMPEIGAKVAWEAIRHKKHIVMLNVEADVTIGPLLKQQADEAGVVYTGSAGDEPGAIMELHDFADALGFEIIALGKGKNNALNVHANPDTARAEAALKGASPKMLASFQDGTKTMVEMTAVANATGFVPDIPGMHGRKAQLAELPGLFSLTEKGGMLNRTQIVDYVDGVAPGVFAIISSSMQEVHDTMKYLKMGQGPHYVLYRPYHLTSLETPLSIARAYLQQEATIAPYYGMVAETVAVAKKQLKAGEAMDGIGGFSAYGKIVSATEKRKFNALPIGLIGPHIRLIKDVEQGAIITLEDVEFTEQTTIVRLREHMDNWK